Proteins from a genomic interval of Chroococcidiopsis thermalis PCC 7203:
- a CDS encoding helix-turn-helix transcriptional regulator, translating to MTLTLTAQEEDDLWAEAAQHNPPQLDPDSGIEIHEMPQELGKGHNLFVELYPECWLRIERHQYCETVQTKHPEANHGLQFGVLLFGVILDSQDGVYGNGHTMISGSGVQQEIFSTSFSTQPYLGINLEMSAEWLTTFFPDENGQLPAELSFLVKGNDWQTLIYPKTNPAIQNVAWQMINCPYEGAAKRLYLQAKSLELMALQLAPIVADRGNPKPPSRMKPTTIARIYEARDILQRRLENPPSSLELATAVGLSDRTLQRGFQSLFGTTVVGYLAEQRLLQAEQLLRERSMTVTEVAHRVGYGHLGRFAAAFKRKFGITPSQCLLGKKVILGA from the coding sequence ATGACCCTTACCCTGACCGCACAGGAAGAAGACGACCTGTGGGCTGAAGCCGCGCAGCACAACCCACCTCAGCTTGACCCCGATTCTGGGATCGAGATACATGAAATGCCTCAAGAGTTAGGCAAAGGACACAACCTCTTTGTTGAACTGTATCCAGAGTGCTGGCTACGCATCGAGCGCCATCAGTATTGTGAAACTGTCCAAACCAAACATCCAGAGGCGAATCATGGGTTGCAGTTTGGGGTGCTGCTTTTTGGGGTGATTCTCGATAGCCAGGATGGGGTATATGGCAATGGACACACTATGATTTCTGGAAGCGGCGTGCAACAGGAGATTTTCAGTACCAGTTTCAGCACTCAGCCATACCTGGGCATCAATCTCGAAATGTCTGCGGAGTGGTTAACCACTTTCTTTCCAGATGAGAATGGGCAGTTGCCCGCCGAACTGAGCTTTTTAGTGAAAGGGAACGATTGGCAAACGCTAATTTACCCTAAAACAAATCCAGCGATTCAGAATGTAGCATGGCAGATGATTAACTGTCCCTATGAGGGAGCGGCAAAGCGGTTGTATCTTCAAGCAAAAAGTTTAGAACTGATGGCGTTGCAGCTCGCGCCAATCGTGGCGGATCGGGGCAATCCGAAACCACCGTCCCGAATGAAACCAACTACGATCGCTCGTATTTACGAAGCACGAGATATTTTGCAGCGACGATTAGAAAATCCACCCTCGTCGTTGGAGTTGGCTACTGCGGTGGGACTGAGCGATCGCACGTTACAACGAGGGTTTCAATCGCTGTTTGGCACAACTGTAGTAGGATATTTAGCCGAGCAACGCCTATTGCAAGCCGAGCAATTATTACGGGAGCGATCGATGACAGTGACAGAAGTGGCGCATCGCGTTGGCTACGGTCATCTCGGACGCTTTGCCGCTGCCTTCAAGCGCAAGTTCGGCATTACCCCTAGTCAGTGTTTGTTGGGCAAAAAGGTAATTTTGGGAGCATGA
- the petJ gene encoding cytochrome c6 PetJ → MLLKQILSLVLVMLVGMAIAFSTPALAAETPIGAKIFETQCAGCHINGGNIVRRGKNLKQKALKKYGMDSIEAIANIVTNGQGNMSAYKDRLTAEEIQAVSAYVLQQAEAGWRKQ, encoded by the coding sequence ATGTTATTAAAGCAAATACTTAGTTTAGTACTGGTGATGCTCGTAGGAATGGCGATCGCCTTTTCTACCCCAGCCTTAGCCGCAGAGACACCAATTGGAGCCAAAATCTTTGAAACTCAATGTGCTGGATGTCACATTAATGGTGGCAACATCGTCAGGCGCGGCAAGAACCTGAAACAAAAAGCCTTGAAAAAATATGGCATGGATTCAATAGAGGCGATCGCCAACATTGTCACCAACGGTCAAGGAAATATGTCAGCTTATAAAGATCGCTTGACAGCAGAGGAAATTCAAGCAGTTTCCGCCTATGTCCTCCAGCAAGCAGAAGCAGGCTGGCGTAAACAGTGA
- a CDS encoding Hsp70 family protein: MAIAIDFGTSNTCIARWNPVTQQAETLSLPGLSQQLGQNPPLIPSLVYVEDAASDRVLIGQTVRDRGLDLTTDPRFFRSFKRGIGTEIQGFLPQLDGETVSFERVGKWFLSQIIEKLATQAPEDEQSLVLTVPVDSFEAYRLWLGEICRALPVEQVRILDEPTAAALGYGMAERDNLLVIDFGGGTLDLSLVRLDGGGNAVKKQTGFLLQWGKKSFAKTSGQKVKTARVLAKAGQNLGGTDIDNWIVDYFAQERGLAVSPLTTRLAERVKIQLSDRVQASEVYFNDETFESYELELDRDRLTQILTEHQFFEQLDESMQQLLQQARRQEIEVTEIDAVLLVGGTAQMPAVQTWVQQYFPSEKIHCDRPFEAIAQGALQICQGVEVKDFLYHSYGIRYWDRRNQCHNWHPIINPGQPYPMTNPVELVLGASLDNQPSIELIVGELGAETGGTEVYFDGDRLITRRLDSGKKQVQPLNDRDGARQIAQLTPPGYPGSDRIKVLFQVDAQRCLRMTVEDLLTNQTLLEDRVVAELS, translated from the coding sequence ATGGCGATCGCAATCGATTTTGGTACGAGTAACACTTGTATAGCCCGTTGGAATCCCGTGACGCAGCAAGCGGAAACTTTGAGTTTACCAGGCTTATCTCAGCAGTTGGGTCAAAATCCACCTCTGATTCCCAGTTTGGTTTATGTAGAAGATGCGGCAAGCGATCGCGTGTTAATCGGACAGACAGTACGCGATCGCGGTTTGGATTTAACGACTGACCCACGATTTTTTCGTAGCTTTAAGCGCGGTATTGGTACGGAGATTCAGGGATTTTTGCCTCAACTGGATGGCGAGACGGTTTCGTTTGAACGAGTTGGTAAGTGGTTTTTGAGCCAAATTATTGAGAAATTAGCCACTCAAGCCCCTGAAGACGAGCAATCCTTAGTCTTAACAGTCCCAGTTGATAGTTTTGAAGCTTATCGCTTGTGGCTGGGTGAGATCTGTCGTGCTTTACCTGTGGAACAAGTCCGAATTTTGGACGAACCTACTGCTGCTGCTTTGGGATATGGCATGGCAGAGCGGGATAATTTATTAGTCATTGATTTTGGTGGTGGTACTTTAGATTTATCTCTAGTCCGCTTAGATGGTGGTGGAAATGCTGTCAAAAAACAGACGGGGTTTTTGTTGCAATGGGGGAAGAAATCTTTTGCTAAAACATCTGGACAGAAAGTAAAAACTGCCCGTGTCTTAGCAAAAGCAGGACAAAATTTAGGTGGGACTGATATCGATAACTGGATTGTCGATTATTTCGCTCAGGAGCGAGGATTAGCTGTATCTCCTTTAACAACTCGCTTGGCAGAAAGGGTGAAAATTCAACTTTCCGATCGGGTGCAAGCCAGCGAAGTTTATTTTAATGATGAGACGTTTGAGAGTTACGAATTAGAATTAGACCGCGATCGCCTCACGCAGATTTTGACAGAACATCAATTTTTCGAGCAATTAGACGAGTCGATGCAGCAGTTATTACAACAGGCGCGGCGACAGGAGATAGAGGTGACAGAGATCGATGCTGTATTGTTGGTGGGTGGAACAGCACAAATGCCCGCCGTGCAGACTTGGGTACAACAGTATTTTCCCTCAGAAAAAATTCATTGCGATCGCCCGTTTGAAGCGATCGCCCAAGGTGCGTTGCAGATCTGTCAAGGCGTGGAAGTCAAAGATTTTCTCTATCACAGTTACGGTATCCGTTATTGGGATAGACGGAATCAATGTCACAACTGGCATCCAATTATCAATCCTGGGCAACCCTACCCAATGACAAATCCCGTAGAATTAGTTTTGGGCGCATCGTTGGATAATCAGCCGAGTATCGAACTCATTGTTGGAGAACTGGGGGCGGAGACTGGCGGGACGGAAGTATATTTTGATGGCGATCGCCTGATTACCCGCCGTTTAGATAGTGGAAAAAAACAGGTACAACCCCTCAACGACCGAGATGGGGCGAGGCAAATCGCCCAATTAACTCCACCTGGGTATCCTGGGAGCGATCGGATTAAGGTTTTGTTTCAAGTAGACGCACAGCGCTGCTTGCGAATGACTGTAGAGGACTTACTCACGAATCAAACTTTACTCGAAGATCGAGTCGTAGCAGAGTTGAGCTAG
- the prmC gene encoding peptide chain release factor N(5)-glutamine methyltransferase — protein MNTSGLELWRWRQQAAIDAIAADVSPTELDWLLQEVAGLDTLSLRLELYKHQPQIQLKLPLAELDRLWQRRLQERLPVQYIARITPWRDFKLAVSPAVLIPRPETEILIDLAVAAVNKSFVTGLERGHWVDLGTGSGAIAIGLAAVFPAAEVHAVDRSSSALVIAQSNAQNLGYGDRLKFYLGNWWEPLEFLQGQVCGMVSNPPYIPSNLVPQLQPEVANHEPHSALDGGADGLDCIRHLIATAPNFLRSGGLWLIEMMGGQAETVSELLQQQGSYMNIQIFADLAGIERFALAYRR, from the coding sequence ATGAATACATCTGGTCTAGAACTGTGGCGATGGCGACAGCAAGCTGCAATAGATGCGATCGCGGCTGATGTCTCGCCTACAGAACTAGACTGGTTGCTGCAAGAAGTCGCAGGGTTAGATACTCTTTCCCTACGATTGGAGTTATATAAGCACCAACCGCAAATTCAGTTGAAGTTACCTTTAGCTGAGTTGGATCGATTGTGGCAAAGGCGGTTGCAAGAACGCTTACCAGTACAATACATTGCCCGGATTACGCCCTGGCGGGATTTTAAGTTAGCCGTTTCTCCCGCTGTTTTAATTCCGCGACCGGAAACGGAAATTTTAATCGATTTGGCAGTTGCAGCGGTTAACAAAAGTTTCGTGACTGGATTAGAACGGGGACATTGGGTCGATTTGGGTACGGGTAGCGGTGCGATCGCGATTGGCTTGGCTGCTGTTTTTCCGGCGGCTGAAGTTCATGCTGTCGATCGCAGTTCTTCGGCTTTGGTAATTGCCCAAAGTAACGCTCAAAATTTAGGGTACGGCGATCGGCTAAAGTTTTATTTAGGGAATTGGTGGGAGCCGTTAGAATTTCTCCAAGGTCAGGTTTGCGGGATGGTGTCAAATCCGCCTTATATTCCTAGCAATTTGGTTCCTCAACTACAACCAGAAGTCGCCAATCACGAACCGCATTCAGCTTTGGATGGTGGTGCAGATGGTTTAGATTGCATTCGTCATTTGATTGCAACTGCACCAAATTTTTTGCGATCGGGTGGGCTTTGGTTAATTGAAATGATGGGGGGACAGGCTGAAACTGTAAGCGAGTTGTTACAGCAGCAGGGGAGTTATATGAATATTCAGATTTTTGCAGATTTGGCTGGGATTGAGCGTTTTGCTCTGGCTTATAGGCGGTGA
- a CDS encoding Tic22 family protein, with protein sequence MKSVIKSMIRWSATLGVVGSTIIGTTTMGALEVLALPEQQILQKLGPVPMFTITDNKGAPLVASVPDQKDKSGVAGVFINRQDAQAFIDRLKQKNPELAKNVRVVPVSLAEVYKLEQTNKKKPNSPNFAFVPGQQQVDAAKTLLQQSGQKPEQFKGTPLFVAKAGKEKGYLTIKQADQQVIPFFFNKTELQAMLERFKKQKPDLASTIEIQVVNLEGVLQAMQTRNDQGLSQIVLVPPKESIDFVRSLQPAAPNQPAKKP encoded by the coding sequence ATGAAATCAGTTATAAAATCGATGATTCGCTGGAGTGCAACGTTAGGAGTGGTGGGAAGTACCATTATTGGTACGACGACAATGGGCGCTCTAGAAGTCTTGGCTTTGCCAGAACAACAAATCTTGCAAAAGCTTGGACCCGTGCCAATGTTTACAATCACGGATAATAAGGGCGCACCACTGGTAGCTTCCGTACCAGATCAAAAAGATAAATCGGGAGTAGCTGGAGTCTTTATCAATCGCCAAGACGCACAGGCTTTTATCGATCGCCTGAAGCAGAAAAATCCAGAGTTAGCGAAAAATGTCAGAGTTGTGCCTGTCTCTCTAGCAGAAGTTTACAAGCTAGAGCAAACAAATAAGAAAAAGCCGAATTCTCCCAACTTTGCCTTTGTCCCAGGACAGCAGCAAGTTGACGCTGCAAAAACATTACTACAGCAAAGCGGTCAAAAGCCGGAGCAATTTAAAGGAACGCCATTATTTGTCGCTAAAGCTGGCAAGGAAAAAGGCTACCTCACAATTAAACAAGCAGATCAGCAAGTCATTCCTTTCTTTTTTAATAAGACTGAATTGCAGGCAATGCTGGAACGCTTTAAGAAACAGAAACCCGATCTCGCTTCGACAATTGAAATTCAAGTTGTCAATTTGGAGGGAGTATTGCAAGCAATGCAAACTCGCAACGACCAGGGTTTAAGTCAAATTGTTTTGGTTCCTCCCAAAGAATCAATTGACTTCGTGCGATCGCTTCAACCAGCAGCACCCAACCAACCAGCTAAAAAGCCTTAA